A genomic window from Rhodopirellula islandica includes:
- a CDS encoding alpha/beta fold hydrolase: protein MLHFNRSRLLLRFCFAIFVSSTVPVFLVADAPVSSGQTQSAETVSNTPAGQLETHLGTKPSSGDFHGFTQQEFELDGVACKLVSPTTPAPTAPWIWRARFWGHEPQLDVALLNQGWHVCFCDIADLFGNETAVQRWDQFYDLSQQIGLHPQPLLEGMSRGGLIVMRWASAHPNQVCGIYVDNAVMDVRSWPGGKGSGVGAPRAWKTCLDAYQMTEEQTETIDDGPLHRLDGLVKAGVPIFAMINEADNVVPPSENSDVLVKSYRELGGTIQEMRRPGLGHHPHSLKDPAPLVKFAVEAIAKQ from the coding sequence ATGCTCCACTTCAATCGCTCCCGGCTCCTTCTTCGCTTCTGCTTTGCGATCTTTGTTAGCTCGACGGTTCCCGTGTTCCTGGTAGCCGATGCACCCGTCTCCTCTGGCCAAACGCAGTCCGCCGAGACGGTTTCGAACACACCGGCTGGCCAACTCGAAACGCATCTTGGTACCAAACCTTCCAGCGGGGACTTTCACGGGTTCACTCAACAAGAGTTTGAGCTGGATGGGGTGGCTTGCAAATTGGTCAGCCCCACCACGCCTGCTCCCACGGCACCATGGATTTGGCGAGCTCGTTTCTGGGGGCACGAACCTCAGTTGGATGTCGCGTTGCTGAACCAGGGTTGGCATGTCTGCTTCTGCGACATCGCCGATCTGTTTGGGAACGAAACGGCCGTCCAACGCTGGGATCAGTTTTATGATCTGAGCCAGCAGATTGGTTTGCACCCCCAACCGCTGTTGGAAGGGATGAGTCGCGGCGGGCTGATCGTGATGCGTTGGGCATCCGCTCATCCAAACCAGGTCTGCGGCATCTATGTCGACAACGCGGTGATGGACGTCCGCTCTTGGCCGGGCGGCAAAGGATCGGGCGTCGGGGCTCCCCGAGCGTGGAAGACATGCCTGGATGCGTATCAGATGACGGAAGAACAAACGGAGACGATCGACGACGGACCGCTGCATCGTTTGGATGGACTTGTCAAAGCCGGCGTGCCGATTTTCGCCATGATCAACGAAGCGGACAACGTCGTTCCGCCCAGTGAAAACAGCGACGTGTTGGTCAAAAGCTACCGCGAACTCGGCGGCACGATCCAGGAAATGCGTCGTCCCGGACTGGGGCATCACCCGCACTCGTTGAAGGACCCAGCTCCGCTCGTGAAGTTCGCGGTCGAAGCCATCGCAAAGCAGTGA